From the Fibrobacter sp. UWB11 genome, one window contains:
- a CDS encoding CIA30 family protein, translating into MKKSYTILAIIAVIVVAIYVMLPKERFAESVFPLGDGAKASAYDDNADGGTSAVQFKSSDSLVSFQCALGADEKKSAWCGLVFDFDPKGEKNYHNWKNVDTLYLDIDVSGTTEINVKTWTYDPDVTDLSNPSSFRMLLKEVPVKPGRNKIALPFEQLYIPDFWYDNLGVKRSRNRPHHESVARVEISAGWNQPRGKNFGVNVREISVSGTSNRAYGIFLFIILGLMIVAIGRSHPVKEYDEKNG; encoded by the coding sequence ATGAAAAAATCATATACGATTTTAGCAATCATTGCGGTTATTGTTGTTGCCATCTATGTAATGCTTCCAAAAGAGCGGTTTGCTGAAAGTGTATTTCCACTAGGGGATGGTGCAAAAGCTTCTGCTTACGATGATAATGCAGATGGGGGAACGTCGGCGGTCCAGTTTAAATCGTCGGATTCGCTTGTTTCGTTCCAATGTGCGCTTGGTGCAGACGAAAAGAAATCGGCATGGTGCGGTTTGGTGTTTGACTTTGACCCGAAGGGTGAAAAGAATTACCATAACTGGAAAAATGTTGATACACTTTATTTGGACATCGATGTTTCGGGAACGACTGAAATCAATGTCAAGACGTGGACTTACGACCCTGATGTGACTGATTTGTCGAATCCGAGCTCGTTCAGAATGCTTTTGAAGGAAGTTCCTGTTAAGCCGGGTCGCAATAAGATTGCGCTTCCTTTTGAACAACTTTATATTCCCGATTTTTGGTACGATAATTTGGGCGTAAAACGTTCACGCAACCGTCCGCATCATGAAAGTGTCGCTCGTGTAGAAATTTCGGCAGGGTGGAATCAGCCTCGCGGAAAGAACTTTGGCGTAAATGTCAGGGAAATTTCTGTGAGCGGAACAAGCAATAGGGCTTATGGAATATTTTTGTTCATAATACTTGGCCTTATGATTGTTGCGATTGGGCGTAGCCACCCTGTGAAGGAGTACGATGAAAAGAATGGATAG
- a CDS encoding AI-2E family transporter codes for MQRNWTLDRVMRYVLIAVAVAVSLVVLNYLSGVLFPFFAAFLIAYIMDPLVCRLQIKFRYRVIAVVLVLLGGAVVIGGCMYFFVPKVVHEVQYLGTLISRIFTDSTWSDRIMTFLPADMWASVKTMISWNSIAEAMESLDVWSVIQTVSDRILPGAWDILSKTSTILVGISSAAIVFMYLVFIMLDMHKIRKGIRRLIPRRYRREAGEFASATDKFMGTYFRAQSMVAFTVGVLYAIGFSVMGLPMGIAFGLFSGALNMIPYMQLTTIPLALLLAVVYALDKGMPFWEVAVIILAIYLVVQIIQDFFLVPHIVGKSMNLPPVGILLSLSIWGKLLGFLGLLVAIPFTCLCLVYIEKLRTKADQYVEESGRLAPKA; via the coding sequence ATGCAGAGAAATTGGACGCTTGATAGGGTGATGCGCTACGTGCTGATTGCCGTAGCGGTAGCAGTGTCGCTTGTCGTATTGAATTATTTGAGCGGAGTCTTGTTTCCGTTTTTTGCAGCGTTCCTGATTGCCTATATCATGGACCCGCTCGTTTGTAGATTGCAGATAAAATTTAGATACCGTGTGATTGCGGTGGTGCTCGTGCTTTTGGGAGGCGCTGTCGTGATTGGTGGGTGTATGTATTTCTTTGTTCCGAAAGTCGTGCACGAAGTCCAATATTTGGGAACGCTTATTTCGAGAATTTTTACGGACTCGACTTGGAGCGATCGAATTATGACGTTCTTGCCTGCGGATATGTGGGCTTCCGTGAAGACGATGATTTCTTGGAATAGCATTGCTGAAGCTATGGAATCGCTTGACGTGTGGAGCGTCATCCAGACTGTTTCGGACCGCATTCTTCCTGGTGCTTGGGATATTCTTTCGAAGACGTCTACAATCTTGGTGGGCATTTCGAGTGCGGCGATTGTGTTTATGTACCTTGTCTTCATTATGCTTGATATGCATAAAATAAGGAAGGGTATTCGTCGTTTGATTCCTCGCCGTTACCGCCGCGAAGCGGGTGAATTTGCAAGCGCTACAGACAAATTTATGGGCACGTACTTCCGTGCTCAATCTATGGTTGCCTTTACTGTTGGCGTTTTGTATGCAATCGGTTTTAGCGTGATGGGACTCCCGATGGGGATTGCCTTTGGACTTTTTTCTGGGGCTCTCAACATGATCCCTTATATGCAGTTGACGACGATTCCTTTGGCCCTACTACTAGCGGTGGTTTACGCTCTAGACAAGGGAATGCCGTTCTGGGAAGTGGCCGTTATCATCCTTGCAATTTACCTTGTCGTGCAGATTATCCAGGACTTCTTCTTGGTGCCGCACATTGTCGGTAAGTCAATGAACCTCCCGCCGGTGGGGATCCTTCTCTCGCTCTCGATTTGGGGCAAGCTGCTTGGATTCTTGGGGCTCTTGGTCGCGATTCCATTCACTTGTCTCTGTCTTGTTTATATTGAAAAACTTAGGACTAAGGCAGACCAATATGTTGAAGAATCGGGCAGACTGGCTCCCAAGGCTTGA
- a CDS encoding biotin attachment protein has translation MKKILFQDTSFRDGFQSIFGARVFMKDFMPAVEAAVKAGITHFEAGGGARFQALYQNCGEDAFDMMDEFRRVVGPKIRLQTLARGINVVALAPQPRDMIKLHADMFKKHGMTRIRNFDALNDVNNLIYSGKCITEAGLEHEVVVTMMELPPGCDLNAAHNPEFYERILRNILDAGVPFASVCFKDASGTTNPTKVYETFKRARKLLGDKVELRIHSHDTCGTGVAQYKAAIEGGADGVDLGRKPLSGGTAQPDLFSMFHALKGTEYKLALGEDSIVDDHIPELMEANNVAVECLKDYNFPPEARQITTDVIFSPMPGGALTANTLMMRETKTFHLFPKVIENMSECVRRGGFASSVTPVSQFYFQQAYMNTLNQAAGRGTWFKMTEGYGKMLLGYQGKTPCEPDPELVKIAADQFNMKPFKEAYPGVQCAEEILPPGIPAAKKLLEENGLPVNDETIFITGCLQTKAGNKGIEFLKGNRHIGVPKKDPNAAPAVDTKNMKAGAASTYRIALGNQSWDVQVQTLSK, from the coding sequence ATGAAAAAGATTCTGTTCCAAGACACCTCGTTCCGTGATGGCTTCCAGTCCATCTTCGGCGCACGCGTGTTCATGAAAGACTTCATGCCTGCAGTTGAAGCAGCCGTCAAGGCTGGCATCACCCACTTCGAAGCAGGTGGCGGCGCCCGTTTCCAGGCTCTCTATCAGAACTGCGGTGAAGACGCATTCGACATGATGGATGAATTCCGTCGCGTTGTTGGTCCGAAGATCCGCCTCCAGACTCTCGCTCGTGGTATCAACGTGGTGGCTCTCGCTCCGCAGCCGCGCGATATGATCAAGCTCCATGCCGACATGTTCAAGAAGCACGGCATGACCCGCATCCGTAACTTCGATGCTTTGAACGACGTCAACAACCTCATCTACTCCGGTAAGTGCATCACTGAAGCCGGTCTCGAACACGAAGTCGTCGTTACCATGATGGAACTTCCTCCGGGATGCGACCTCAACGCCGCTCACAATCCGGAATTCTACGAACGCATCCTCCGCAACATCTTGGACGCAGGTGTTCCGTTCGCTTCCGTCTGCTTCAAGGACGCTTCCGGTACGACGAACCCGACCAAGGTCTACGAAACGTTCAAGCGCGCTCGTAAGCTCCTCGGTGACAAGGTCGAACTCCGCATCCACAGCCATGACACCTGCGGTACCGGTGTGGCCCAGTACAAGGCTGCTATCGAAGGTGGCGCAGATGGCGTCGACCTCGGCCGCAAGCCGCTTTCTGGCGGTACGGCTCAGCCGGACCTCTTCTCCATGTTCCACGCCCTCAAGGGCACGGAATACAAGCTCGCCCTCGGTGAAGACAGCATCGTCGACGATCACATTCCGGAACTCATGGAAGCTAACAACGTCGCTGTTGAATGCCTCAAGGACTACAACTTCCCGCCTGAAGCACGTCAGATTACGACCGACGTTATCTTCAGCCCGATGCCGGGTGGCGCTCTCACTGCAAACACCCTCATGATGCGCGAAACCAAGACCTTCCACCTCTTCCCGAAGGTTATCGAAAACATGAGTGAATGCGTACGCCGCGGTGGCTTCGCTTCCTCTGTGACGCCGGTTTCTCAGTTCTACTTCCAGCAGGCTTACATGAACACCTTGAACCAGGCTGCCGGTCGCGGTACGTGGTTCAAGATGACCGAAGGCTACGGCAAGATGCTCCTCGGCTACCAGGGTAAGACTCCGTGCGAACCGGATCCGGAACTCGTGAAGATCGCAGCCGACCAGTTCAACATGAAGCCGTTCAAGGAAGCCTATCCGGGCGTCCAGTGCGCAGAAGAAATTCTTCCGCCGGGCATTCCTGCTGCTAAGAAGCTCCTCGAAGAAAATGGTCTCCCGGTCAACGACGAAACCATCTTCATCACGGGCTGCCTCCAGACGAAGGCTGGCAACAAGGGTATCGAATTCCTCAAGGGCAACCGCCACATTGGCGTGCCGAAGAAGGACCCGAACGCCGCTCCGGCTGTCGACACCAAGAACATGAAGGCTGGCGCTGCAAGCACCTACCGCATCGCTCTTGGCAACCAGAGCTGGGACGTCCAAGTTCAGACCCTCAGCAAGTAA
- a CDS encoding CIA30 family protein, producing MKRMDRIGKWLGVLVFSALLLAWWIEYSKSGDADIELFPQKTFEIFPLNDSAVGGFSTSEVQMTDTLLIASVNIHSGKAFTYAGVGFKLKSLDKRLEPFDLTKFDSIEVRVASKRMNSMKLRILTEDPVYTRKGNYATLRVLEKEIPSAPYMLMGGSKERFAVSRFSLSEFRVPEWWLSSVGLEKDDGKTHLNQAKFFEIVSGGSTLRGIPDEIEIRYVRLWSDNEAQKKTLYLRLGSILFGLVVFLVYVLKTSRGKHAEKLDA from the coding sequence ATGAAAAGAATGGATAGGATAGGCAAATGGTTGGGGGTGCTTGTCTTTTCCGCCTTGCTACTTGCTTGGTGGATTGAATATTCCAAAAGCGGCGATGCGGATATCGAATTGTTTCCGCAGAAGACGTTTGAAATATTCCCGTTGAACGATAGCGCTGTCGGAGGATTTTCGACAAGTGAAGTTCAGATGACGGATACGCTCCTCATCGCTTCGGTCAATATCCATTCCGGTAAGGCTTTTACGTATGCCGGTGTAGGCTTTAAGCTGAAATCTTTGGATAAACGTCTTGAACCCTTCGACTTGACGAAGTTCGATTCCATTGAAGTGCGAGTTGCATCAAAACGGATGAACTCCATGAAACTCCGCATCTTGACGGAAGACCCGGTTTATACGCGCAAGGGGAATTATGCAACTCTCCGCGTTTTGGAAAAGGAAATTCCGTCGGCACCGTATATGCTGATGGGAGGCTCGAAGGAACGCTTTGCCGTGAGCCGGTTCTCGCTGAGCGAATTCAGGGTTCCTGAATGGTGGCTTTCTTCGGTGGGGCTTGAAAAAGATGATGGCAAGACCCATTTGAATCAAGCCAAATTTTTTGAAATTGTGAGCGGCGGCTCAACGCTTCGCGGTATCCCGGATGAAATTGAAATCCGCTATGTACGCCTTTGGAGCGATAATGAGGCTCAAAAGAAAACTTTGTATTTGCGCTTGGGTTCCATTTTGTTTGGACTTGTTGTATTTTTAGTATATGTGTTAAAAACAAGTAGGGGAAAACATGCAGAGAAATTGGACGCTTGA
- a CDS encoding tetratricopeptide repeat protein, whose product MAKVVQITAENFEEEVIKASETRAVAILFSSAEYPDCAPYSQLLGQLSTSMDFTLGVVSCDDRENMRLIQMFRVQSVPEIHVVEKGQIADVIQGVLPEADIKKRLEKFYVSEEARFQTALEDAIAQKNFDQALPMLDEALSKNPNDKKLQLLWAKASLGIGDTAKAKEILSKFVESDDQYREAKSLLELLDFHAEIAKKDVQGKEAIVYHEACKLACDEDFESALQAFLNLYVEAPEWNDGAAKKAMLTLFGVLGPKHELTWKYRAKLNTMMFI is encoded by the coding sequence ATGGCTAAAGTAGTTCAAATTACAGCAGAAAATTTTGAAGAAGAGGTCATCAAGGCCTCCGAAACCCGCGCAGTCGCGATACTTTTCTCTTCCGCAGAATACCCAGATTGCGCCCCCTATTCCCAATTGCTCGGGCAACTCTCTACAAGCATGGACTTTACGCTCGGTGTCGTAAGCTGCGATGACCGCGAAAACATGCGCCTCATCCAGATGTTCCGCGTGCAGTCCGTCCCCGAAATTCACGTCGTCGAAAAAGGACAAATCGCAGACGTCATCCAAGGCGTTCTACCCGAAGCCGACATCAAGAAGCGTCTTGAAAAGTTCTATGTCTCCGAAGAAGCCCGTTTCCAAACCGCTCTCGAAGACGCCATCGCACAAAAGAACTTCGATCAGGCACTCCCGATGCTCGACGAAGCACTTTCCAAGAACCCAAACGACAAGAAGCTCCAGCTTCTGTGGGCCAAAGCAAGTCTAGGCATTGGCGATACTGCAAAGGCTAAAGAAATTCTCTCCAAGTTTGTCGAAAGTGACGACCAGTACCGTGAAGCAAAATCGCTCCTGGAACTTCTTGATTTCCATGCCGAAATTGCAAAAAAGGACGTTCAAGGCAAAGAAGCCATCGTCTATCACGAAGCTTGCAAGCTCGCCTGCGATGAAGATTTCGAAAGCGCACTCCAGGCATTCCTGAACCTCTACGTCGAAGCACCCGAATGGAACGATGGAGCTGCCAAGAAGGCAATGCTCACGCTCTTTGGCGTCCTAGGTCCCAAGCACGAACTCACTTGGAAATACCGCGCAAAGCTCAACACGATGATGTTCATCTAA
- a CDS encoding FISUMP domain-containing protein, translating into MNKKYALAIATSLLAAESVFADPSGDKTVVACGFDDMFGNSCYWRCPDMEDTFRTEKKDDRCANVLFRCANYPRSFMRSSVGSSEIWITPDKYNYYFGKLPQEYDCSISEEERAAMSSRPTQPPPANPYAANKYQNTSTYDESKNLLIDNRDGERYMTVKIGGRVWMAENLKFRLPESYCYDGVTQNCETYGRLYTWNAAKQACPDGWSLPMGDDLNYQDFNLNSFRVLDGGYYVDGERYIDLGNRAFFWLGDDKGGDRADAMSFRGTNLETFAFQGRKANGYSVRCIQNWEAACKERLGGVMDNAGKTYRTLKIGDQTWMAEDVILDRLDEMEARNLNRACPRGWHVPEQYEYEQLFSKASEFEIRANDKRMRSNRDTKENPCSLNFDFKRGYWTASKNGNEMTYVDWKYNAIREKGSPYFKHGDAYTNKLRCVKNAPSYAAPKPTVTNTQAAPASSAPANYANKTVLEKFILQGVTFGVGQSRFTKESSEGLRRLADHLRNYQGKTIEIVSHTDNLDRPERSRVLALKRAEEVKSYLVNAGLQAKDVIATGKGGDEPLVPNTTPDNRMKNNRIEVFVYSYDQPGKAASAAPKQNQNNVQKSEPAPKKCKERDMANAKLGECYSYTDGTKDHRRCMAAYKNLLNLANTKCK; encoded by the coding sequence ATGAATAAAAAGTATGCTCTTGCTATAGCTACTTCACTTTTGGCTGCTGAATCGGTATTTGCCGATCCGTCTGGCGACAAAACTGTGGTTGCTTGTGGCTTTGACGATATGTTCGGTAATTCGTGCTATTGGCGTTGTCCGGATATGGAGGATACGTTTAGAACGGAAAAGAAGGACGATCGTTGCGCCAATGTGCTTTTCAGATGCGCCAATTATCCGCGTTCTTTTATGCGTTCTTCTGTAGGTAGCAGCGAAATCTGGATCACTCCTGATAAATACAACTATTATTTTGGCAAGCTTCCGCAGGAATATGACTGCAGTATTTCTGAAGAAGAACGTGCTGCGATGTCTTCGCGCCCGACACAGCCGCCTCCGGCAAATCCGTATGCTGCGAACAAGTATCAGAATACTTCGACGTATGACGAATCGAAGAATCTCTTGATTGATAACCGCGATGGCGAACGCTATATGACGGTGAAGATTGGTGGCCGTGTTTGGATGGCCGAAAACTTGAAGTTCCGTTTGCCGGAAAGCTATTGCTATGATGGCGTTACCCAAAATTGCGAGACGTACGGAAGACTTTATACGTGGAATGCAGCAAAGCAGGCTTGCCCTGATGGATGGAGCTTGCCGATGGGTGACGATCTCAACTATCAGGACTTTAACTTGAATAGCTTTAGAGTGCTTGATGGTGGTTATTATGTCGATGGCGAACGTTACATTGACTTGGGCAATCGTGCTTTCTTCTGGCTTGGCGATGACAAGGGCGGTGATCGTGCCGATGCGATGAGCTTTAGAGGTACGAATCTCGAAACGTTTGCATTCCAGGGACGCAAGGCGAATGGTTACTCTGTCCGTTGCATCCAAAATTGGGAAGCCGCCTGTAAGGAGCGTCTCGGTGGCGTGATGGACAATGCCGGAAAGACCTATAGAACACTTAAGATTGGTGACCAGACATGGATGGCCGAAGATGTGATTCTCGACCGTTTGGATGAAATGGAAGCCCGCAATCTTAATCGCGCTTGCCCGCGTGGTTGGCATGTTCCGGAACAATACGAGTATGAACAGCTTTTCTCGAAGGCTTCTGAATTTGAAATTCGTGCAAATGACAAGCGCATGAGAAGCAACCGTGATACGAAGGAAAATCCGTGCAGCTTGAATTTTGATTTCAAGCGTGGCTATTGGACTGCTTCGAAGAATGGTAACGAAATGACTTATGTCGATTGGAAGTACAATGCAATCCGCGAAAAGGGTAGCCCGTACTTTAAACATGGTGACGCTTATACGAATAAGCTTCGCTGTGTGAAAAACGCTCCTTCTTATGCAGCTCCGAAGCCGACTGTTACCAATACGCAGGCTGCTCCGGCTTCTTCTGCTCCCGCAAATTATGCAAACAAGACTGTCTTGGAAAAGTTCATTTTGCAGGGTGTGACGTTCGGTGTGGGACAGTCTCGCTTTACGAAGGAATCTTCGGAAGGCTTGAGAAGACTTGCTGACCATTTGAGAAACTATCAGGGAAAGACGATTGAAATCGTCTCTCATACGGATAACCTTGATCGTCCGGAAAGAAGCCGTGTACTTGCCTTGAAGCGCGCTGAAGAAGTGAAGAGCTACTTGGTGAATGCAGGCCTTCAAGCTAAAGACGTTATTGCAACGGGCAAGGGCGGTGACGAACCTCTCGTCCCGAATACGACTCCGGATAACCGCATGAAGAATAACCGTATTGAAGTGTTCGTGTATTCTTATGATCAGCCGGGTAAGGCTGCATCTGCTGCTCCGAAGCAGAATCAGAACAACGTGCAGAAATCTGAACCGGCTCCGAAGAAGTGCAAGGAACGTGACATGGCTAACGCAAAGCTTGGCGAATGCTATTCCTACACGGATGGTACTAAGGACCACAGACGTTGCATGGCTGCATACAAGAACTTGCTGAACCTTGCAAATACGAAGTGCAAATAA
- the carB gene encoding carbamoyl-phosphate synthase large subunit codes for MKIEGIDKVLIIGSGPIVIGQACEFDYSGTQACKALREQGYKIVLVNSNPATIMTDPVMADATYIEPLNVARLTQIIEKERPQALLPNLGGQTGLNLASALSKAGVLDKYGVKVIGVNLDAIERGEDREIFKETMQKLGIDTPRSGICHSVEEAEKIVSEIGYPVVVRPAYTMGGAGGGFCYNVEELRTICSNGLELSMTHQCLIEESILGWEELEVEVVRDSKNQMIAICFIENIDPVGVHTGDSFCAAPFLTIDKKLEEELKEKAFKIVESIGVIGGTNVQFAHDPKTGRVVIIEINPRTSRSSALASKATGFPIALISAKLAAGLTLDQIPYWRDGSLEKYTPSGDYVVLKFARWAFEKFRGVDDCLGTQMKAVGEVMAIGKTYKETLQKAIRGLENGRSGLGFAKDFNKKSKEELLEMMKTASSERHFQMYEAIRKGATDEEIFAATYEKAYFVQQMRELVELEEEMLKTPGRLPADELLIKAKKDGFSDKYIAKILGIREKDVRKKRTELGVVEGWCAVPVSGVKDQYYYYSTYNCKDESTASNNPKKIMILGGGPNRIGQGIEFDYCCCHAAMALREMGYETIMVNCNPETVSTDYDTSDKLYFEPVSLEDVLQIYHKEKPAGVIVQFGGQTPLNIARALSDEGVKILGTSIDSIDIAEDRDLFRKMMDQLGIPMPESGMATNIDEALACVKQIGGYPVMIRPSFVLGGRGMEVIYDEAMLREYVAKAVGVTPDRPLLIDRFLHNALECEADALSDGEHVYIPSVMEHVELAGVHSGDSACIIPPVTITKENLATIKDYTRKIAEALHVCGLMNMQYAIEDGKVFVLEANPRASRTVPLVSKVCNTQMARLATRLMLGAKLEDLKLKDKKFNHHGAKEAVFPFDKFPKVDPVLGPEMRSTGEVLGLSDDYALAYYKSQEAAGSFLPNEGAVLISLSDKVNLSEQAIEIGKEFQKLGFKIYATEGTAKFYEAAGVKCEVVNKIAEGRPNVLDIILNKQVNLIINTPWAKRDAIKDESAIRKAAIKYKVPYITTLAGAYNTVKGIAAARNGHGAVKSLQEYHASIEEV; via the coding sequence ATGAAGATTGAAGGCATCGACAAAGTCCTTATCATCGGTTCTGGCCCGATCGTGATCGGTCAGGCTTGCGAATTCGACTATTCCGGCACCCAGGCTTGCAAGGCCCTGCGCGAACAGGGTTACAAGATTGTGCTTGTGAACTCTAACCCGGCTACCATCATGACCGACCCGGTCATGGCCGATGCCACTTACATCGAACCGCTTAACGTTGCCCGCCTTACCCAGATTATCGAAAAGGAACGCCCGCAGGCCCTCCTCCCGAACTTGGGCGGCCAGACCGGCTTGAACCTCGCCTCTGCTCTTAGCAAGGCTGGTGTCTTGGACAAGTACGGCGTGAAGGTCATCGGTGTGAACCTCGACGCTATCGAACGCGGCGAAGACCGTGAAATCTTCAAGGAAACCATGCAGAAGCTCGGCATCGACACCCCGCGCTCCGGCATTTGCCACTCTGTGGAAGAAGCCGAAAAGATTGTTTCCGAAATCGGCTACCCGGTGGTGGTCCGTCCGGCATACACCATGGGTGGTGCAGGCGGCGGTTTCTGCTACAATGTGGAAGAACTCCGCACCATTTGCAGTAACGGTCTTGAACTCTCGATGACGCACCAGTGCCTCATCGAAGAATCCATCCTCGGCTGGGAAGAACTCGAAGTCGAAGTCGTGCGTGACTCCAAGAACCAGATGATTGCCATCTGCTTCATCGAAAACATCGACCCGGTGGGCGTGCATACTGGCGACTCCTTCTGCGCAGCCCCGTTCCTCACCATCGACAAGAAGCTCGAAGAAGAACTGAAGGAAAAGGCCTTCAAGATTGTGGAATCTATCGGCGTGATTGGCGGTACCAACGTGCAGTTCGCTCACGACCCGAAGACCGGCCGCGTGGTGATTATCGAAATCAACCCGCGTACCAGCCGCTCCTCTGCCCTTGCTTCCAAGGCTACCGGCTTCCCGATCGCCCTCATTTCTGCAAAGCTCGCCGCAGGCCTCACCCTCGACCAGATTCCGTACTGGCGCGATGGCTCCCTCGAAAAGTACACCCCGAGCGGTGACTACGTGGTGCTCAAGTTCGCACGCTGGGCATTCGAAAAGTTCCGCGGCGTCGATGACTGCCTCGGCACCCAGATGAAGGCTGTGGGCGAAGTCATGGCTATCGGCAAGACCTACAAGGAAACCCTCCAGAAGGCTATTCGCGGCCTCGAAAATGGTCGCTCCGGCCTCGGCTTTGCCAAGGACTTCAACAAGAAGAGCAAGGAAGAGCTCCTCGAAATGATGAAGACCGCTTCTTCTGAACGCCACTTCCAGATGTACGAAGCCATCCGTAAGGGCGCTACCGACGAAGAAATCTTCGCCGCCACCTACGAAAAGGCTTACTTCGTGCAGCAGATGCGCGAACTCGTGGAACTCGAAGAAGAAATGCTCAAGACTCCGGGCCGCCTCCCGGCTGATGAACTCCTCATCAAGGCCAAGAAGGACGGCTTCAGCGACAAGTACATCGCCAAGATCCTCGGCATCCGCGAAAAGGACGTGCGCAAGAAGCGTACAGAACTCGGCGTGGTCGAAGGCTGGTGCGCAGTGCCGGTGAGCGGCGTGAAGGACCAGTACTACTACTACAGCACCTACAACTGCAAGGACGAATCTACCGCTTCCAATAATCCGAAGAAGATCATGATTCTCGGCGGTGGCCCGAACAGAATCGGCCAGGGTATCGAATTCGACTACTGCTGCTGCCATGCTGCCATGGCTCTCCGCGAAATGGGTTACGAAACCATCATGGTGAACTGCAACCCCGAAACGGTTTCTACTGACTACGATACCTCCGACAAGCTGTACTTCGAACCGGTTTCTTTGGAAGACGTGCTGCAAATCTATCATAAGGAAAAGCCGGCTGGTGTGATCGTGCAGTTCGGTGGACAGACTCCGCTGAACATCGCCCGCGCCTTGAGCGACGAAGGCGTCAAGATTCTCGGTACGAGCATCGACTCCATCGACATCGCCGAAGACCGCGACTTGTTCCGCAAGATGATGGACCAGCTCGGCATCCCGATGCCGGAAAGCGGCATGGCCACGAACATCGACGAAGCCCTCGCTTGCGTCAAGCAGATCGGTGGCTACCCGGTGATGATCCGCCCGAGCTTCGTGCTTGGCGGCCGCGGCATGGAAGTCATCTACGACGAAGCCATGCTCCGCGAATACGTTGCAAAGGCTGTCGGCGTGACTCCGGATCGCCCGCTCCTCATCGACCGCTTCCTCCACAACGCTTTGGAATGCGAAGCCGATGCCCTCTCTGACGGCGAACACGTTTACATCCCGTCCGTGATGGAACACGTGGAACTTGCCGGTGTCCACTCCGGTGACTCCGCCTGCATCATCCCGCCGGTGACCATCACCAAGGAAAACTTGGCAACCATCAAGGATTACACCAGGAAGATTGCCGAAGCCCTCCACGTTTGCGGCCTCATGAACATGCAGTACGCCATCGAAGACGGCAAGGTGTTCGTCCTGGAAGCGAACCCGCGCGCAAGCCGCACGGTGCCTCTGGTATCCAAGGTCTGTAACACGCAGATGGCCCGCCTCGCGACCCGCCTCATGCTCGGCGCGAAGCTCGAAGACTTGAAGCTCAAGGACAAGAAGTTCAACCACCACGGTGCCAAGGAAGCTGTGTTCCCGTTCGACAAGTTCCCGAAGGTGGACCCGGTTCTCGGCCCCGAAATGCGCTCCACTGGCGAAGTTCTCGGCCTCTCCGACGACTACGCCCTCGCTTACTACAAGAGCCAGGAAGCCGCAGGTTCCTTCCTCCCGAACGAAGGTGCCGTGCTGATTAGCCTCTCCGACAAGGTTAACTTGTCTGAACAGGCCATCGAAATCGGCAAGGAATTCCAGAAGCTCGGCTTCAAGATTTACGCTACCGAAGGTACCGCCAAGTTCTACGAAGCTGCCGGTGTCAAGTGCGAAGTGGTGAACAAGATTGCTGAAGGCCGCCCGAACGTTCTCGATATCATCCTGAACAAGCAGGTGAACCTCATCATCAACACGCCGTGGGCAAAGCGCGACGCCATCAAGGACGAAAGCGCCATCCGCAAGGCCGCCATCAAGTACAAGGTTCCGTACATCACGACCCTCGCCGGTGCCTACAACACCGTGAAGGGCATCGCCGCTGCTCGTAACGGCCATGGTGCAGTGAAGTCTCTCCAAGAGTACCATGCTTCTATTGAAGAAGTGTAA
- a CDS encoding HU family DNA-binding protein yields MNKQDLIEAVLANKEAGIESKAAAARAIDAVLDGIAAGIKKDGNVQLIGFGTFSVKSRAARTGRNPQTGATIKIKASKTVGFKAGAALKETAAKNKPAKK; encoded by the coding sequence ATGAACAAACAAGATCTCATTGAAGCTGTGCTTGCTAACAAGGAAGCTGGCATTGAATCCAAGGCTGCTGCTGCTCGCGCAATCGACGCAGTTCTCGACGGTATCGCTGCTGGCATCAAGAAGGACGGCAACGTCCAGCTCATCGGCTTCGGTACTTTCTCTGTGAAGTCCCGCGCTGCACGTACTGGCCGCAACCCGCAGACTGGTGCTACCATCAAGATCAAGGCTTCCAAGACTGTCGGCTTCAAGGCTGGTGCAGCTCTCAAGGAAACCGCTGCTAAGAACAAGCCGGCTAAGAAGTAA